The DNA segment TGGCGCGGAAATACCAGAAACCCAGGGTTTGCGAAAACCCGGCAGGGACCATAACTGAATCGCTGGAAGAAAGCGCGAAGCTCGTGCTGAAAACAGGGGGCGCCCTCAAAGTGCATGGGGAAGAGGATTTGGCGGCGCTGGTTTTCATGCGCCTGTGCCCTAATGGTTTAGTCATAATCTACGGACAGCCGGAAAAAGGCGTGGTTGCGATTGAGTGCAATGAAAAATCGAGAAAAAAAGCAGAAGGATTTTTCGAAAGAATGCGGGAGCGCTAGTCGCTTCCCCCTCCTTTGCCCATGAAGAACAGGAGGAGGAACGCTATCACCATGCTCGCGAGGCCCACGCCGACGGATATGGTCCAGTCATCGTCCATGCGGATGCTGCTCCACATGTAATAGACCGCATAGCCGGCTATCGCGGCGGCTATGAACCTGAGCGCGTTGAGCACCTTCTTGGACATTGCTATTCGCCTGATGTTACCTTGGCAACGACAATTACATCCTCAACAGACTTCACGTTCTTGTACATTACGCTTTTCTCCCTGAGCACCCTCTTGGCCTCCTCCTTCGATGAAGGGAGCGGCTCAAGTAGCACGCGGACTACCTCGCCGGTCTCGGTGTCGAGGATGAAATCCTGCGCATTGCCTATGAACTTTCCGCTATCGCTGAATATGTCCATTCCATACATTCTTGAGAGTTTCGTGGTCATCTGATCACCTTGGCTAATCGCCTCACCTCCTATAGGAGGTTTAGTTTTAAAAATGTATTATTTCAAAGCCTGAGCCTTCCGTTGCCTCCGAACTGCTCAAGCGTTATCTTGGTATTGACCCTCTGCACCCCCGGAACCACCGCAATCTCGCCGGTTATGGAATTGAGCATCTCGATGTCCTTGCAGATGACCACCACGATTCCGTCGTATTCCCCAGTGGTCCCATAGGCGTAGTGCACGAAGCTCTGCTTACCTATGTTCTTCATGACCCTGTGCGGGTCCCCCTCCACATCCACCTGGATTATCGCTATTATCCCGTAGCCGAGTTTTTTGTAGTTCAGCACCGGCGCATAGCGCTCTATCACGCCTTCCTCCTCCATCCTCTTCATGCGCTCTATGACCGTGTTGGGGTGCATGCGCACGCGCTTGGCTATCTCGCGGTACGGCATCCTCGCGTTCTCATCCAACAACCGTAAAATGCCCACATCTTTTTCGTCGTATTCGAATCCCATGTTTATACGTTTACACAATAAAATTTTAAAATGCTGTACATTAGCACAGTAGAAAGTGGAAAAGATATATATTAATCACAATAGATTTTAAAGCGGGTGAACAATCCGAGGTGGGAACATGCAAGCCAACAACGAAGCTGTCGAAATGATACAGGAACTGGACAGCACCGTCAGGAGGAAAGAGTTCAGCACCGAAAGGTTGAATCGCGTAATCGAGCTTAGCATCGCGCTGAGGGACAGGCACCTGAAGAAGCTCGAAGACGGGGAAAGGCAGCGGGTGCTCGACATACTGCGGACCGCGAAGGTGCAGGCGCTTTCCCATGATTCCGCGTATACTTACCTGGAACACCTCCAGCTTCTGGAAAAAGACATAGCCGGATGCTGAAGAGCCCTTCACCGGGCCATTTGCGTGTTCGCGGGCCCAAGGCTTATTCTACAGAGGTGTCTGTCCGGAGTTCATTCCTCGCCGTAGGTTTCGAAATAGAAATCCGAAAAGGCGTAGGCCAGCGGGTCCTCGAGAAACAGCTTCTGCACGTCTTCCCCTGAAAGGAGCGAGCCGCTTTCCGGATTGATTATGTGCTGTTCGCCCTTCCACTCGTAGCCCACGTAGATTTTCCTGCTCCTGGCTATGAGCACCTTCGCGGTGGGGGAGCCGAAGGAGCGCAGGAGCGATGCGAGAAGGAGCGCCTGGTCAGTCACGTCCCCTGCCTTGAGCCGGTCCATCGTCTCGAAGTCTATCCAGAAGCTCACCGGGGGCTCCACGTTCTCTATGCCCTTTATGTAGTTGATGCAGTTGCGCACCGCCTTTTCGAAGTCCCTCTCGTATTCGTATGGCTTCAAATCCTCCGAGAGCCGTTCGTTGAGCTTCCGTATGAATTCGTTGTACGGCGATATCCTCTCCCTGAGCTCGGAGACGCTCTTGTGCTCGTTCTGCTCTATGAGTTCCTTGTAACGCGAGATGATGAGCTCGTAAATCCGCGTCCTGGCTTCGCTGGAAGCGCCGTTTTCCATGCTTTTTGTTCTCAGAGACACTTCTTAAACATTTCCATACACAATATTTTCGCAGAAAGATTGCACTAGCCCGTTTTCCCACAGGATGTGGGAGGGCGGCGCGCAAAAGAAGGGCCTAAAATTCCGCTTCGCGGCGTTTTCGGCCGTTTCGGAGTACGTGCAGGGGTCAGCTTAGACTATGAAAGTTACGTTTTACGGCGGAGTGGGGGAGGTGGGCAGGTCCTCCGCGCTCCTCGAGTCAGGGGAAAAAAACCTGCTCCTGGACGCCGGGATAAAGCTCGGCGAGAAAATCGAGCGCCCGCTCATCCCAGAAGAGAAGATAGGGCAGATACGGAAC comes from the Candidatus Micrarchaeia archaeon genome and includes:
- a CDS encoding PRC-barrel domain-containing protein — its product is MTTKLSRMYGMDIFSDSGKFIGNAQDFILDTETGEVVRVLLEPLPSSKEEAKRVLREKSVMYKNVKSVEDVIVVAKVTSGE
- a CDS encoding DUF359 domain-containing protein, with translation MIVPEHVKSELREPLGALMDFQHFLSMYGKERIVAVGDAVVLALLRAKAEPFVSVYDFSTRRSPLPESEKNELARKYQKPRVCENPAGTITESLEESAKLVLKTGGALKVHGEEDLAALVFMRLCPNGLVIIYGQPEKGVVAIECNEKSRKKAEGFFERMRER
- a CDS encoding Lrp/AsnC family transcriptional regulator — translated: MGFEYDEKDVGILRLLDENARMPYREIAKRVRMHPNTVIERMKRMEEEGVIERYAPVLNYKKLGYGIIAIIQVDVEGDPHRVMKNIGKQSFVHYAYGTTGEYDGIVVVICKDIEMLNSITGEIAVVPGVQRVNTKITLEQFGGNGRLRL